Proteins from a genomic interval of Marmota flaviventris isolate mMarFla1 chromosome 8, mMarFla1.hap1, whole genome shotgun sequence:
- the Zbtb21 gene encoding zinc finger and BTB domain-containing protein 21 isoform X2 yields MEGLLHYINPAHAISLLSALNEERLKGQLCDVLLIVGDQKFRAHKNVLAASSEYFQSLFTNKENESQTVFQLDFCEPDAFDNVLNYIYSSSLFVEKSSLAAVQELGYSLGISFLTNIVSKAPQAPFPACPTRKRVSIEDEETSSQKRSVIVCQSRSETQGKAAGQNPPDLSHASRPSPSIAAKTSTNKPAPKPTEPLHNLSLTEKSWPKESNAGFSKSLEHSGSLDDPSKSTLVKRNAVLPSKSLQDRDTVDDKPGVSGQLPKGRAIELALTRPRPPVLSLRSSSETPYLLKESNKGSGQGEDRNLLYYSKLGLVVPSSGSGSGNQSIDRSGPLVKSLLRRSLSMDSQVPVYSPSIDLKSSQGSSAVSSDAPGNVFCALSQKSSLKDCSEKTTLDDRPQVLQPHRLRSFSASQSTDREGASPVTEVRIKTEPSSPLSDPSDIIRVTVGDAAAATRDLPLKTEDDHKDMSRLPAKRRFQADRRSPFKKAKADEQGPLASEDNCEDSTNPPLDRDFPDSDLNKDEFEQGNHERLCRNATVCPYCSLRFFSPALKQEHEDRCEYKKLTCLECMRTFKSSFSIWRHQVEVHNQNSMAPTENVSPPALEHNGEVTAASRPQPQPEPNKVNHITTPKDDNAFSDSSEQVNFDSEDSSCLPEDLSLSKQLKIQVKEEPVEEAEEEVPEASAAPKEAGPSKEASVWPCEKCGKVFPAHKQLERHQELLCSVKPFICHVCHKAFRTNFRLWSHFQSHMSQATEETAHKEAEVCPVPTNSPSPPPLPPPPPLPKIQPLEPDSPTSLPENPTLATEKLFAPQESDTLFYHAPPLSAITFKRQFMCKLCHRTFKTAFSLWSHEQTHN; encoded by the exons ATGGAGGGGTTGCTGCACTACATTAACCCAGCGCATGCCATCTCTCTGCTCAGCGCTCTCAATGAAGAGCGCCTCAAGGGGCAGCTGTGTGATGTGCTCCTGATTGTTGGAGACCAGAAGTTCCGAGCTCATAAGAATGTCTTGGCTGCCAGCAGTGAGTACTTTCAGAGTTTATtcacaaataaggaaaatgagTCGCAGACTGTCTTTCAGCTGGACTTCTGCGAACCAGACGCCTTTGACAATGTGCTGAACTACATCTATTCCTCGTCCCTGTTTGTGGAAAAGAGCAGCCTTGCCGCTGTGCAGGAGCTGGGCTACAGCCTGGGGATCTCCTTCCTGACCAACATTGTCTCCAAAGCCCCACAGGCCCCCTTCCCAGCCTGTCCTACTAGAAAAAGAGTGTCCATAGAGGATGAAGAGACCAGTTCTCAAAAGAGAAGTGTCATCGTGTGTCAGAGTAGAAGTGAAACACAAGGGAAAGCTGCTGGTCAGAATCCACCTGATCTGAGCCATGCTTCCCGGCCCTCACCAAGTATTGCAGCCAAGACCAGTACCAATAAACCGGCTCCGAAGCCAACAGAACCACTTCACAATCTGTCATTAACTGAAAAGAGCTGGCCAAAAGAGAGTAATGCAGGGTTTTCAAAGTCTCTTGAGCATTCTGGGTCTTTGGATGACCCCAGTAAAAGCACCTTGGTGAAGAGGAATGCAGTGCTGCCCTCGAAGTCTCTGCAGGACAGAGACACCGTGGACGATAAGCCAGGGGTGAGTGGTCAGCTTCCCAAGGGAAGAGCTATAGAGCTGGCCTTGACAAGACCACGGCCGCCTGTTTTGTCTCTCCGCAGCTCATCAGAGACTCCCTATCTCTTAAAAGAAAGTAACAAAGGAAGTGGTCAAGGTGAAGATAGGAACTTGTTGTACTACTCCAAGTTAGGCTTAGTAGTCCCGTCCAGTGGGTCTGGTTCTGGAAACCAAAGCATTGACAGAAGTGGCCCACTTGTTAAGAGCCTCCTCAGACGGTCATTGTCAATGGATAGCCAGGTTCCTGTCTACTCACCCTCCATAGATTTGAAATCTTCCCAGGGATCTTCTGCAGTGTCCAGTGATGCACCGGGAAATGTGTTTTGTGCTTTATCgcaaaaatcatctttaaaagaTTGTAGTGAAAAAACAACCCTGGATGACAGGCCTCAAGTGCTACAACCACATCGCCTCAGGTCCTTCAGTGCTTCACAGTCCACAGACAGGGAGGGGGCCTCCCCGGTGACTGAGGTGCGCATTAAGACTGAGCCCAGCAGCCCACTGTCAGACCCTTCAGACATCATCCGCGTTACAGTAGGAGATGCAGCAGCAGCCACGAGAGACCTGCCTCTGAAAACAGAAGATGACCACAAGGACATGAGCAGGCTTCCAGCAAAGAGGAGGTTCCAGGCAGACAGAAGGTCACCCTTCAAGAAGGCAAAGGCAGACGAGCAGGGGCCTCTTGCATCAGAAGATAACTGTGAGGACAGCACAAACCCTCCCCTGGACAGAGATTTCCCAGATTCTGACTTGAACAAAGACGAATTTG AGCAAGGCAACCATGAGCGCCTATGCCGGAACGCCACCGTTTGCCCTTACTGCAGCCTCAGGTTCTTCTCGCCCGCGCTGAAGCAGGAGCATGAGGACAGGTGTGAGTATAAGAAGCTGACCTGCCTCGAGTGCATGCGCACCTTCAAGTCCTCCTTCAGCATCTGGCGGCACCAGGTGGAAGTGCACAACCAGAACAGCATGGCCCCCACTGAGAATGTCTCCCCGCCAGCTCTGGAGCACAATGGCGAAGTaacagctgcttctaggccccagccccagccggaGCCGAATAAGGTAAATCACATCACTACACCAAAAGACGATAACGCATTCAGTGACTCTTCAGAGCAAGTGAACTTTGACTCAGAGGATTCCTCCTGTCTCCCTGAAGACCTTAGTCTTTCCAAACAACTGAAAATCCAGGTCAAAGAGGAGCCTgtggaggaggctgaggaggaggtgCCCGAGGCCAGCGCAGCCCCTAAGGAAGCAGGCCCCAGCAAGGAGGCCAGCGTGTGGCCCTGTGAGAAGTGTGGGAAGGTGTTCCCAGCCCACAAGCAGCTGGAGCGACACCAGGAGCTGCTGTGCTCAGTGAAGCCCTTTATCTGCCACGTGTGCCACAAAGCCTTTCGCACCAATTTCCGGCTCTGGAGTCACTTCCAGTCCCACATGTCTCAGGCCACAGAAGAGACGGCACATAAAGAGGCAGAGGTATGCCCCGTCCCCACAAACTCCCCCTCGCCACCGCCTCTGCCACCACCGCCACCCCTGCCTAAGATCCAGCCTCTGGAACCTGACAGCCCCACTAGCCTGCCTGAAAACCCCACCCTGGCCACAGAGAAACTGTTTGCACCCCAGGAGTCGGACACTCTTTTCTACCATGCCCCGCCCCTTTCAGCAATCACATTTAAAAGACAATTTATGTGTAAGCTCTGCCACAGGACATTCAAAACAGCCTTCAGTCTCTGGAGTCACGAACAGACACACAATTGA
- the Zbtb21 gene encoding zinc finger and BTB domain-containing protein 21 isoform X1, which produces MEGLLHYINPAHAISLLSALNEERLKGQLCDVLLIVGDQKFRAHKNVLAASSEYFQSLFTNKENESQTVFQLDFCEPDAFDNVLNYIYSSSLFVEKSSLAAVQELGYSLGISFLTNIVSKAPQAPFPACPTRKRVSIEDEETSSQKRSVIVCQSRSETQGKAAGQNPPDLSHASRPSPSIAAKTSTNKPAPKPTEPLHNLSLTEKSWPKESNAGFSKSLEHSGSLDDPSKSTLVKRNAVLPSKSLQDRDTVDDKPGVSGQLPKGRAIELALTRPRPPVLSLRSSSETPYLLKESNKGSGQGEDRNLLYYSKLGLVVPSSGSGSGNQSIDRSGPLVKSLLRRSLSMDSQVPVYSPSIDLKSSQGSSAVSSDAPGNVFCALSQKSSLKDCSEKTTLDDRPQVLQPHRLRSFSASQSTDREGASPVTEVRIKTEPSSPLSDPSDIIRVTVGDAAAATRDLPLKTEDDHKDMSRLPAKRRFQADRRSPFKKAKADEQGPLASEDNCEDSTNPPLDRDFPDSDLNKDEFGELEGTRPNKKFKCKHCLKIFRSTAGLHRHVNMYHNPEKPYACDICHKRFHTNFKVWTHCQTQHGIVKNPSPASSSHAVLDEKFQRKLIDIVREREIKKALIIKLRRSKPGFQGQSSSPAQQVIKRNLRSRAKGAYICTYCGKAYRFLSQFKQHIKMHPGERPLGVNKVAKPKEHAPLASAVESKEVYPCRLCNAKLSSLLEQGNHERLCRNATVCPYCSLRFFSPALKQEHEDRCEYKKLTCLECMRTFKSSFSIWRHQVEVHNQNSMAPTENVSPPALEHNGEVTAASRPQPQPEPNKVNHITTPKDDNAFSDSSEQVNFDSEDSSCLPEDLSLSKQLKIQVKEEPVEEAEEEVPEASAAPKEAGPSKEASVWPCEKCGKVFPAHKQLERHQELLCSVKPFICHVCHKAFRTNFRLWSHFQSHMSQATEETAHKEAEVCPVPTNSPSPPPLPPPPPLPKIQPLEPDSPTSLPENPTLATEKLFAPQESDTLFYHAPPLSAITFKRQFMCKLCHRTFKTAFSLWSHEQTHN; this is translated from the coding sequence ATGGAGGGGTTGCTGCACTACATTAACCCAGCGCATGCCATCTCTCTGCTCAGCGCTCTCAATGAAGAGCGCCTCAAGGGGCAGCTGTGTGATGTGCTCCTGATTGTTGGAGACCAGAAGTTCCGAGCTCATAAGAATGTCTTGGCTGCCAGCAGTGAGTACTTTCAGAGTTTATtcacaaataaggaaaatgagTCGCAGACTGTCTTTCAGCTGGACTTCTGCGAACCAGACGCCTTTGACAATGTGCTGAACTACATCTATTCCTCGTCCCTGTTTGTGGAAAAGAGCAGCCTTGCCGCTGTGCAGGAGCTGGGCTACAGCCTGGGGATCTCCTTCCTGACCAACATTGTCTCCAAAGCCCCACAGGCCCCCTTCCCAGCCTGTCCTACTAGAAAAAGAGTGTCCATAGAGGATGAAGAGACCAGTTCTCAAAAGAGAAGTGTCATCGTGTGTCAGAGTAGAAGTGAAACACAAGGGAAAGCTGCTGGTCAGAATCCACCTGATCTGAGCCATGCTTCCCGGCCCTCACCAAGTATTGCAGCCAAGACCAGTACCAATAAACCGGCTCCGAAGCCAACAGAACCACTTCACAATCTGTCATTAACTGAAAAGAGCTGGCCAAAAGAGAGTAATGCAGGGTTTTCAAAGTCTCTTGAGCATTCTGGGTCTTTGGATGACCCCAGTAAAAGCACCTTGGTGAAGAGGAATGCAGTGCTGCCCTCGAAGTCTCTGCAGGACAGAGACACCGTGGACGATAAGCCAGGGGTGAGTGGTCAGCTTCCCAAGGGAAGAGCTATAGAGCTGGCCTTGACAAGACCACGGCCGCCTGTTTTGTCTCTCCGCAGCTCATCAGAGACTCCCTATCTCTTAAAAGAAAGTAACAAAGGAAGTGGTCAAGGTGAAGATAGGAACTTGTTGTACTACTCCAAGTTAGGCTTAGTAGTCCCGTCCAGTGGGTCTGGTTCTGGAAACCAAAGCATTGACAGAAGTGGCCCACTTGTTAAGAGCCTCCTCAGACGGTCATTGTCAATGGATAGCCAGGTTCCTGTCTACTCACCCTCCATAGATTTGAAATCTTCCCAGGGATCTTCTGCAGTGTCCAGTGATGCACCGGGAAATGTGTTTTGTGCTTTATCgcaaaaatcatctttaaaagaTTGTAGTGAAAAAACAACCCTGGATGACAGGCCTCAAGTGCTACAACCACATCGCCTCAGGTCCTTCAGTGCTTCACAGTCCACAGACAGGGAGGGGGCCTCCCCGGTGACTGAGGTGCGCATTAAGACTGAGCCCAGCAGCCCACTGTCAGACCCTTCAGACATCATCCGCGTTACAGTAGGAGATGCAGCAGCAGCCACGAGAGACCTGCCTCTGAAAACAGAAGATGACCACAAGGACATGAGCAGGCTTCCAGCAAAGAGGAGGTTCCAGGCAGACAGAAGGTCACCCTTCAAGAAGGCAAAGGCAGACGAGCAGGGGCCTCTTGCATCAGAAGATAACTGTGAGGACAGCACAAACCCTCCCCTGGACAGAGATTTCCCAGATTCTGACTTGAACAAAGACGAATTTGGTGAGTTGGAGGGGACAAGaccaaacaaaaaatttaaatgcaaacatTGCCTTAAGATCTTTAGATCAACAGCAGGTCTTCACCGCCATGTTAACATGTACCATAACCCAGAGAAGCCCTACGCTTGTGACATCTGTCACAAGAGGTTTCACACCAACTTCAAAGTGTGGACACACTGTCAGACCCAACACGGCATAGTGAAGAACCCATCACCAGCCTCTAGTTCCCACGCAGTTTTGGATGAGAAATTCCAAAGAAAGCTGATTGACatagtgagagagagggagattaAGAAGGCCCTGATCATTAAGCTGAGGCGCAGCAAGCCTGGCTTTCAGGGACAGAGTAGCTCCCCAGCACAGCAAGTCATCAAGAGGAACTTGCGCTCTCGAGCCAAAGGAGCTTACATTTGTACTTACTGTGGAAAGGCGTACCGTTTTCTCTCTCAGTTTaagcagcacataaaaatgcaCCCCGGAGAAAGACCCCTCGGAGTAAATAAAGTTGCTAAGCCAAAAGAGCATGCTCCTCTAGCAAGCGCAGTAGAGAGCAAAGAGGTTTACCCGTGCCGCCTCTGTAATGCTAAGCTCTCTTCTCTTCTAGAGCAAGGCAACCATGAGCGCCTATGCCGGAACGCCACCGTTTGCCCTTACTGCAGCCTCAGGTTCTTCTCGCCCGCGCTGAAGCAGGAGCATGAGGACAGGTGTGAGTATAAGAAGCTGACCTGCCTCGAGTGCATGCGCACCTTCAAGTCCTCCTTCAGCATCTGGCGGCACCAGGTGGAAGTGCACAACCAGAACAGCATGGCCCCCACTGAGAATGTCTCCCCGCCAGCTCTGGAGCACAATGGCGAAGTaacagctgcttctaggccccagccccagccggaGCCGAATAAGGTAAATCACATCACTACACCAAAAGACGATAACGCATTCAGTGACTCTTCAGAGCAAGTGAACTTTGACTCAGAGGATTCCTCCTGTCTCCCTGAAGACCTTAGTCTTTCCAAACAACTGAAAATCCAGGTCAAAGAGGAGCCTgtggaggaggctgaggaggaggtgCCCGAGGCCAGCGCAGCCCCTAAGGAAGCAGGCCCCAGCAAGGAGGCCAGCGTGTGGCCCTGTGAGAAGTGTGGGAAGGTGTTCCCAGCCCACAAGCAGCTGGAGCGACACCAGGAGCTGCTGTGCTCAGTGAAGCCCTTTATCTGCCACGTGTGCCACAAAGCCTTTCGCACCAATTTCCGGCTCTGGAGTCACTTCCAGTCCCACATGTCTCAGGCCACAGAAGAGACGGCACATAAAGAGGCAGAGGTATGCCCCGTCCCCACAAACTCCCCCTCGCCACCGCCTCTGCCACCACCGCCACCCCTGCCTAAGATCCAGCCTCTGGAACCTGACAGCCCCACTAGCCTGCCTGAAAACCCCACCCTGGCCACAGAGAAACTGTTTGCACCCCAGGAGTCGGACACTCTTTTCTACCATGCCCCGCCCCTTTCAGCAATCACATTTAAAAGACAATTTATGTGTAAGCTCTGCCACAGGACATTCAAAACAGCCTTCAGTCTCTGGAGTCACGAACAGACACACAATTGA